The following proteins are encoded in a genomic region of Diabrotica virgifera virgifera chromosome 1, PGI_DIABVI_V3a:
- the LOC114331894 gene encoding facilitated trehalose transporter Tret1-like translates to MDSQNVNNYFLYFSAIAANMFFVSSGTMLVWNSPVLPKLQSNNTIINPLPTPITIFETSTITMMYPLGSTIGSLLIGKIPDIIGRKKTLTCLSFVVMVSFIALSFANEVYFFFIILPILSANLAAGYIVIPTYVSEIAEDHNRGNLGTMMSFGYGFGQLYAYLIGATTSYRLFCLLCAFPPFLVLLCSLFIPESPIYATLKGRREQALIILKKLRKSKPARDVEIEYNEKEQFLLNNTIGPKISFKSFFLDRAVRKGIALSIAVFVMQKVAANYLVLSFLGTLLNDADSNLSGDKLAVLVQIIKIIAAFVVFYAVEKKGRRFLFLLGTSLCGVALFGLGSYFYFQHNGYYLNGFTRLMPVFLIIFFLVSYTLSLSSIPSILASELLPNELRSLGLSIALLFGNICLIAISFSYPIVAKYLGVHYCMYTFSCFCFIGFSIMYFVLPETRGKSFEEIRNILNG, encoded by the coding sequence CAAATATGTTCTTCGTTTCATCTGGAACTATGTTGGTATGGAATTCTCCAGTGCTGCCAAAGCTACAgtcaaataacactataataaatcCTTTACCAACGCCAAtcacaatttttgaaacttcaaCAATTACCATGATGTATCCCTTGGGGTCAACCATTGGCTCACTTTTAATAGGAAAAATCCCCGACATCATTGGGAGGAAAAAAACATTAACCTGCTTATCATTTGTTGTTATGGTGTCCTTTATAGCGCTATCGTTTGCCAATGAAGTGtattttttctttataattttgCCTATACTTTCAGCTAATTTAGCTGCAGGGTATATCGTAATTCCAACATATGTTTCAGAAATAGCTGAAGACCACAACAGAGGAAATTTGGGCACAATGATGTCATTTGGATATGGATTTGGACAATTGTACGCATACCTTATTGGGGCCACCACTAGTTATAGGTTATTTTGTTTACTGTGCGCCTTTCCCCCATTTTTGGTTCTACTATGTTCATTATTTATTCCAGAATCACCAATATATGCTACACTTAAAGGAAGGCGAGAACAGGCTTTGATTATTCTAAAAAAGCTAAGAAAATCCAAACCAGCGCGCGATGTAGAAATCGAATACAATGAGAAAGAACAGTTTTTACTGAATAACACAATCGGAccaaaaattagttttaaaagtttttttctagaCCGTGCTGTTAGAAAGGGAATAGCGCTTTCTATTGCAGTTTTTGTAATGCAAAAAGTGGCAGCAAACTATTTAGTATTATCATTTTTAGGTACCCTGCTGAATGATGCTGACAGTAATTTATCTGGAGATAAGTTAGCCGTACTAGTGCAAATCATAAAGATTATTGCTGCTTTCGTGGTTTTTTATGCCGTGGAAAAAAAAggaagaaggtttttatttttattgggaactaGCCTATGTGGTGTTGCACTGTTTGGATTGGgtagttatttttattttcaacacAACGGCTATTACTTAAATGGTTTTACTAGACTGATGCCAgtgtttcttattattttttttcttgtatcTTATACCTTAAGTTTGAGTTCGATTCCTTCTATTTTAGCTTCAGAATTACTGCCAAATGAACTCAGGTCGTTGGGGTTGAGTATAGCTTTGTTATTTGGGAATATATGTTTAATCGCTATTTCTTTTTCTTATCCAATAGTAGCAAAATATTTAGGAGTGCATTATTGTATGTATACGtttagttgtttttgtttcaTTGGCTTCAGTATTATGTATTTCGTATTACCTGAGACTAGAGGTAAAAGTTTTGAGGAGATAAGAAACATTTTAAATGGCTAG